The proteins below are encoded in one region of Acidobacteriota bacterium:
- a CDS encoding tetratricopeptide repeat protein: MTIVLLAIALGFAQSASNSALSKADIAKLLRGGVAMKRVTALVEERGVDFPPTDSNLQELKRSGADAALLEAVRNSIARELSEAQALIESDQFANAEQRFRALVARAPQNSRAHLGLADTLGWESKWPEALPEYREAVRLDPESAPAHRGLGRGLANANKDIDGAITEMRQALRLKYDYAEGHASLGSLLRRKKEKDIEGAFYEAREAVRLGPDLGHTHFVLADLLLEEKKDLDGALAEYRAAVRIGGAYGRLAEKGVADVSYVKKDYYGAAAAYREILRRSPQDSTAHYGLGHCLQAVGDNEGALREYQETVRENPSAAWAYNSTGVILDTVKKDTDGALNAFAAAVRLDASVANYHHNLAIILNKKTRYPEALQEYRKAAELEPANTQYREHADQMKKYCDANHC, translated from the coding sequence GTGACCATCGTGCTGTTGGCGATTGCGCTCGGCTTCGCGCAGTCCGCATCCAATAGCGCGCTCAGCAAGGCAGACATCGCGAAGCTGCTGCGCGGCGGTGTCGCGATGAAGCGCGTGACGGCGCTGGTCGAGGAACGCGGCGTGGACTTCCCACCCACCGACTCGAACCTGCAAGAGCTGAAGCGAAGCGGTGCAGACGCGGCGCTGCTCGAGGCTGTCCGCAACTCCATCGCAAGGGAGCTGTCGGAGGCGCAAGCGCTGATCGAGAGTGACCAGTTCGCGAACGCGGAACAGCGCTTCCGCGCGCTGGTGGCGCGAGCGCCGCAGAATTCGCGCGCGCACCTCGGACTCGCCGATACGCTGGGATGGGAATCGAAGTGGCCGGAAGCCTTGCCGGAATACCGGGAGGCTGTGCGCTTGGATCCGGAATCAGCTCCCGCCCATCGCGGACTGGGTCGCGGTCTGGCCAACGCAAACAAAGACATCGACGGCGCCATCACGGAGATGCGCCAGGCGCTGCGCTTGAAATATGACTACGCCGAAGGCCACGCCAGCCTGGGCAGTTTGCTGCGGAGGAAGAAGGAGAAGGATATTGAAGGTGCGTTCTATGAGGCGAGGGAGGCGGTGCGCTTGGGTCCGGACCTGGGACACACGCATTTCGTCCTTGCCGATCTCCTGCTCGAGGAGAAGAAGGACCTGGACGGCGCGCTGGCGGAGTATCGCGCGGCCGTGCGCATCGGAGGTGCGTACGGCCGCCTCGCAGAAAAGGGCGTTGCTGACGTCAGCTACGTGAAGAAAGACTACTACGGGGCAGCGGCGGCATACCGCGAGATACTGCGGCGCTCGCCACAGGATTCGACCGCGCATTACGGGCTAGGCCACTGCCTGCAGGCAGTGGGCGACAACGAAGGTGCGCTGCGGGAATATCAGGAGACGGTACGCGAGAACCCCAGTGCCGCGTGGGCGTACAACAGTACGGGCGTGATCCTCGACACGGTCAAGAAAGACACCGACGGGGCGCTGAACGCGTTCGCCGCCGCGGTCCGCCTGGACGCGAGCGTGGCGAACTACCACCACAACCTGGCCATCATCCTGAACAAGAAAACTCGTTACCCGGAAGCGCTACAAGAATATCGCAAGGCGGCGGAACTCGAGCCCGCGAACACGCAATATCGCGAGCACGCTGACCAGATGAAGAAATACTGCGACGCCAATCACTGCTGA
- a CDS encoding mechanosensitive ion channel family protein: MPSLVNAMVSRLASDFLSLSALLPAEWQNWRAEVAGWTHRNLVRLLVVILIALVLVQLLRAFTRRLGRFSERQRLPQGLRAQQLRTLATVIDSVGIAVILFLTAMQVLPIFGIDMKPLLASAGIAGLAIGFGAQTLVKDVINGFFILVENQYDIGDVVRLGPVTGTVEEMTLRRTVLRDADGSVHVVPNSEIKIVTNMTRDWTQVSLHVPVAYNEPSEKVLRVLREAAEETRNDPEFAAEIVSAPEVPGIERVGAGEAVYLLLVKTHPGAQHRVSRELRRRVKESFERNHIQVPGPPRMYVDDPGRPGAEEVK, from the coding sequence ATGCCCAGCCTAGTGAACGCGATGGTCTCCCGGCTTGCTTCCGACTTCTTGTCTCTTTCCGCCCTGTTGCCGGCGGAGTGGCAGAACTGGCGCGCTGAAGTGGCGGGCTGGACGCACCGCAACCTGGTGCGCTTGCTGGTGGTGATCCTGATCGCGCTCGTCCTGGTACAGCTGTTGCGGGCGTTCACGCGCCGGCTGGGACGCTTCAGCGAACGACAGCGGCTGCCGCAGGGGCTGCGCGCGCAGCAGTTGCGGACGCTGGCCACGGTGATCGACAGCGTGGGCATCGCGGTGATCCTCTTCCTGACCGCGATGCAGGTGCTGCCCATCTTCGGCATCGACATGAAGCCGCTGCTGGCGTCAGCGGGGATCGCCGGACTCGCCATCGGCTTTGGCGCGCAGACGCTGGTGAAAGACGTGATCAACGGATTCTTCATCCTGGTGGAGAACCAGTACGACATCGGCGACGTGGTGCGGCTGGGGCCGGTCACGGGGACGGTGGAAGAGATGACGCTGCGGCGCACGGTGCTGCGCGATGCCGATGGCTCGGTACACGTCGTCCCCAACAGCGAGATCAAGATCGTGACCAACATGACGCGCGACTGGACGCAGGTGTCCCTGCACGTGCCGGTGGCGTACAACGAACCGAGCGAGAAGGTGCTGCGGGTGCTGCGCGAGGCGGCGGAGGAGACGCGCAACGATCCGGAGTTCGCGGCGGAGATCGTCTCCGCCCCGGAAGTCCCCGGGATCGAGCGCGTGGGCGCGGGCGAAGCGGTCTACCTGCTGCTGGTGAAGACGCATCCCGGCGCGCAACATCGTGTCAGCCGCGAACTGCGCCGCCGGGTGAAGGAAAGCTTCGAGCGTAATCACATCCAGGTGCCGGGTCCTCCGCGGATGTACGTTGATGATCCGGGACGGCCGGGAGCGGAAGAAGTGAAGTGA